Proteins found in one Populus alba chromosome 14, ASM523922v2, whole genome shotgun sequence genomic segment:
- the LOC118063421 gene encoding probable pectate lyase 20 encodes MAVSLRCFCTWTLLVLVMFLSVNAAEEKDELKLRLKETQELLSSKNSSMAEWSDDAWNEHTVEDSEEVAAMVDESIRNSTERRKLGFFSCVTGNPIDDCWRCDPHWQLHRKRLANCGIGFGRNAVGGRDGKYYVVSNPGDDDPVNPRPGTLRHAVIQVQPLWIVFKRDMVITLKQELIMNSFKTIDARGTNVHIANGACITIQFVSNVIIHGLHIHDCKSTGNAMVRSSPSHYGWRTMADGDGISIFGASHIWIDHNSLSNCADGLIDAIMGSTAITISNNYFTHHNEVMLLGHSDSYKRDKQMQVTIAYNHFGEGLIQRMPRCRHGYFHVVNNDYTHWEMYAIGGSANPTINSQGNRYLAPANAFAKEVTKRVDTETGVWRHWNWRSEGDLLLNGAFFIPSGAGAAASYARASSLGAKSSSMIGVITSNAGALVCRRGRRC; translated from the exons ATGGCGGTTTCGCTAAGATGCTTTTGTACATGGACATTGCTGGTTCTAGTTATGTTTCTCAGTGTAAACGCTGCGGAAGAGAAAGACGAACTGAAATTGAG GTTGAAGGAAACGCAGGAGTTGCTAAGCTCAAAGAACTCGTCGATGGCAGAGTG GTCTGATGATGCATGGAACGAGCACACTGTAGAGGATTCAGAGGAGGTGGCTGCAATGGTTGATGA GAGCATACGCAACAGCACTGAAAGGAGGAAATTGGGATTTTTCTCCTGCGTAACTGGCAATCCTATTGATGATTGTTGGCGATGTGATCCCCATTGGCAACTCCACAGAAAGCGCCTTGCTAACTGTGGCATTGGTTTTGGACGCAATGCTGTCGGAGGTCGCGATGGAAAATACTACGTTGTTAGTAACCCTGGCGATGATGACCCTGTTAACCCAAGACCAGGGACTCTACGACACGCTGTCATTCAAGTCCAGCCTTTGTGGATTGTGTTCAAGAGGGACATGGTGATTACCCTCAAGCAAGAGCTTATCATGAACAGCTTCAAGACCATAGATGCTCGTGGAACCAATGTCCACATTGCCAATGGGGCTTGCATCACCATCCAGTTTGTCTCGAATGTCATAATTCACGGTCTCCATATACATGATTGTAAGAGCACAGGCAACGCGATGGTTCGTAGCTCGCCTAGCCATTATGGGTGGAGAACTATGGCTGACGGAGATGGCATCTCCATTTTCGGAGCAAGCCACATCTGGATTGATCACAATTCTCTTTCAAATTGCGCAGATGGCCTTATCGATGCTATAATGGGGTCCACCGCCATTACCATCTCAAACAACTACTTCACTCACCATAACGAG gtTATGCTATTAGGCCACAGTGACTCCTATAAAAGAGATAAGCAGATGCAAGTGACCATTGCCTATAACCATTTTGGTGAAGGTCTTATCCAGAGAATGCCCAG GTGCAGGCATGGGTATTTCCACGTGGTGAACAATGACTACACGCACTGGGAAATGTATGCCATTGGAGGGAGTGCTAATCCCACGATTAATAGCCAGGGCAACAGATATCTTGCCCCTGCCAACGCTTTTGCCAAAGAG GTGACAAAAAGGGTAGACACGGAAACTGGAGTATGGAGGCATTGGAATTGGAGATCAGAAGGCGACCTCCTGCTAAACGGAGCCTTCTTCATTCCATCAGGAGCTGGAGCTGCAGCCAGCTATGCCAGGGCCTCAAGCTTAGGGGCCAAGTCCTCATCGATGATCGGGGTCATCACTTCAAATGCTGGAGCCCTGGTCTGCCGCAGGGGTCGCCGATGTTAA